From Brassica oleracea var. oleracea cultivar TO1000 chromosome C3, BOL, whole genome shotgun sequence, a single genomic window includes:
- the LOC106331520 gene encoding uncharacterized protein LOC106331520, with protein MLSSGAGEGYSRWRRDSKTNPFIFFVDLLCSYLLLCLFPCFLLLKIDNEKPCSVQRRKSRRLLESPLAVALSFWVVFLSSVASPSFNFGAGSVLSRESPHSPFVFVITSHRHNSLGLASCPAELSVTNYSSDNARSCPRRFGFHFAPPDALNLTVQKAHNLAVKSRTTRSSRLEYGLARSKGLCVPEASPPLCPVSSPSQLCEPLVIYFLNPDRSSDMSFQYVAMGLQFSSGPDESHGSRYGNIGIHFLSRTSVHILSSLIVNSITSPPPRPVTPILSESRWYSTDTCFGLNQNHLWSLNLPIVLNLSHHSSSKASCLSTVRHRALVQRVHLAQSCDVVLKLPLFVHPSQIHLVSSENFEDVGARAVHARSTTFQTLLFGLINVDYDHFRLVVVTYSGTQLMLPMVLQLSSKTLLLALLFLVLVFCFYDVHQTVEDPSGSILFLLNLASNVIA; from the coding sequence ATGCTCTCTTCCGGCGCCGGCGAAGGCTATTCTCGCTGGCGCAGGGACTCCAAGACGAATCCGTTCATCTTCTTCGTAGATCTGTTATGTTCTTACTTGTTACTTTGCTTGTTTCCATGCTTTCTGTTGTTGAAGATTGACAACGAGAAGCCTTGTTCAGTGCAACGGAGGAAGTCAAGACGTCTCCTCGAATCACCCCTTGCAGTGGCTCTATCCTTCTGGGTGGTGTTTTTATCTTCAGTGGCGAGCCCGTCATTCAACTTTGGAGCCGGATCTGTGCTCTCAAGGGAGTCTCCCCATTCTCCATTCGTGTTTGTCATCACCTCCCACCGCCACAATTCACTAGGGCTTGCTAGCTGCCCCGCCGAACTCTCTGTAACCAATTACTCATCTGACAATGCAAGGTCTTGTCCACGGCGTTTTGGTTTCCATTTTGCCCCGCCGGACGCTCTGAATCTCACAGTTCAGAAAGCCCATAATTTGGCTGTCAAAAGCAGAACCACCAGATCAAGTCGTCTCGAGTATGGGCTCGCCAGATCTAAGGGTTTATGTGTACCTGAAGCGTCTCCTCCCCTCTGTCCCGTCTCTTCACCATCTCAACTCTGTGAACCACTGGTCATATATTTTCTCAACCCCGACAGATCCTCTGATATGAGTTTTCAATATGTTGCAATGGGATTGCAGTTTAGCTCAGGTCCCGACGAGAGCCATGGATCCCGATACGGTAATATCGGAATTCACTTTCTCAGCCGGACCTCAGTTCACATTCTCTCATCATTGATAGTCAATAGTATCACCTCTCCGCCGCCTCGCCCCGTCACTCCAATCCTTTCCGAGAGCCGTTGGTACTCAACTGACACATGCTTTGGTTTGAACCAAAACCATTTATGGAGTTTAAACTTGCCAATTGTTTTAAACTTGAGCCATCATTCCTCCTCCAAAGCATCATGTCTGTCCACGGTCCGCCATCGCGCCTTAGTGCAAAGGGTTCACCTAGCCCAAAGCTGTGATGTTGTGCTGAAATTGCCATTATTTGTACATCCATCACAGATTCACCTAGTTTCTTCGGAGAACTTCGAAGATGTCGGAGCTAGAGCTGTTCATGCTCGTTCCACCACCTTCCAAACTTTGCTGTTTGGTTTAATCAACGTCGATTACGACCATTTCAGGCTCGTGGTAGTAACCTATTCAGGGACACAGCTGATGCTTCCCATGGTTCTCCAATTGTCGAGCAAGACTCTCTTGTTAGCTTTGTTGTTCCTTGTTCTAGTGTTTTGTTTTTATGATGTTCATCAAACCGTCGAGGATCCCTCCGGTTCTATCTTGTTTCTGTTGAACCTAGCTTCGAATGTAATCGCTTAA
- the LOC106334371 gene encoding root meristem growth factor 5, with amino-acid sequence MSSVHAVSVLLLFLLLHLSDSRHLDNVHITDSRFSLDKDQNVVPGLTSKEPVRVSRFVPGVKKNRHHRPPLLFADYPKPSTRPPRHN; translated from the exons ATGAGCTCAGTTCATGCTGTTTCAGTCCTTCTCTTGTTTCTGCTCTTGCATCTCTCTGATTCTCGTCACCTCGACAACGTTCACATCACAGATTCTCGGTTTTCACTTGACAAG GATCAAAATGTTGTCCCCGGTTTGACATCTAAAGAACCGGTTAGAGTATCTCGGTTTGTGCCTGGCGTAAAGAAGAACCGCCATCACCGGCCGCCGCTCTTATTTGCAGATTACCCGAAGCCGTCCACTCGGCCTCCACGCCATAACTGA
- the LOC106335736 gene encoding LOW QUALITY PROTEIN: 23.5 kDa heat shock protein, mitochondrial-like (The sequence of the model RefSeq protein was modified relative to this genomic sequence to represent the inferred CDS: deleted 1 base in 1 codon) translates to MASSTSLALRRLISSSVVPRSVRPAASLRLFNTNAARSYEEEEDRNHRPNRTVSPRGGDFFSDMFTPTRSLSQVLNFMDQIGDSPLLASSGARRGWDVKEKDDGLHLRIDMPGLSRDREDVKLALEQNTLVIKGEGKTEEGDEEDGRKFSSRIGLPEIVYKTDEIKAEMKNGVLKVVVPKLKEDERYNVRHIQVD, encoded by the exons ATGGCGTCATCAACGTCTCTAGCACTCAGGAGGCTTATCTCTTCCTCCGTCGTCCCTCGCTCCGTTCGTCCGGCGGCTTCTTTGCGCCTCTTCAATACCAACGCAGCTAGGAGCTACGAAGAGGAAGAAGATAGGAACCATCGCCCTAACCGGACAGTTTCTCCCCGCGGTGGCGATTTCTTCTCAG ACATGTTTACACCAACGAGGAGCTTGAGCCAGGTGCTTAATTTCATGGATCAGATCGGCGACAGCCCTCTGCTGGCATCATCAGGAGCGAGACGTGGATGGGACGTGAAAGAGAAAGACGACGGGTTGCACCTGAGGATCGATATGCCGGGGCTGAGCAGAGAC AGAGAGGATGTGAAGCTGGCTCTTGAACAAAACACACTTGTGATCAAAGGCGAAGGGAAAACAGAGGAAGGGGATGAAGAAGATGGACGGAAGTTTTCGAGCAGGATAGGATTACCTGAGATAGTATACAAGACGGATGAGATAAAGGCGGAGATGAAGAACGGCGTGTTGAAAGTGGTTGTTCCCAAGTTGAAAGAGGATGAGCGTTACAATGTTCGCCACATCCAAGTTGATTAA
- the LOC106335734 gene encoding luc7-like protein 3 gives MDAQRALLDELMGAARNLTDEERRGFKEIKWDDREVCAFYMVRFCPHDLFVNTKSDLGACSRIHDPKLKESFENSPRHDSYVPKFEAELVQFCEKLVNDLDRKVRRGQERLAQELEPPPPPSLSGEKAEQLAVLEEKIKNLLEQVEALGEEGKVDEAEALMRKVEGLNTEKAVLIQRPNDKVLAMVQEKKMALCDVCGSFLVSNDAVERTQSHVTGKQHVGYGMVRDFLAEQKASKDKGREEDRLVRGKETDDKRKPRERESESRRSGSRERERHRDHRDRDRDVDRHRDRGRDHRKPYDRRSRSGRDGRDRSRSRSPRGRSGHRRVSRSPVRQY, from the exons ATGGATGCTCAACGAGCTCTGTTGGACGAACTTATGGGCGCAG CTCGTAATCTGACGGACGAAGAGAGAAGAGGGTTCAAGGAGATTAAGTGGGATGACAGAGAGGTCTGCGCATTCTACATGGTTCGATTTTGTCCTCATGACCTCTTCGTCAACACCAAAAGCGATCTTGGTGCGTGCTCGAGGATTCATGATCCCAAGCTCAAAGAGAG CTTTGAGAACTCTCCAAGGCATGATTCCTATGTTCCTAAGTTCGAGGCTGAGCTTGTTCAGTTTTGCGAGAAGCTG GTGAATGATCTTGACAGGAAGGTAAGGCGTGGACAAGAACGCCTTGCCCAAGAGCTTGAACCTCCTCCACCTCCTTCTCTATCTGGAGAGAAAGCTGAGCAGCTCGCTGTTTTGGAGGAGAAGATTAAGAACCTTCTCGAACAAGTGGAAGCTCTTGGTGAAGAAGGCAAAGTCGATGAAGCTGAAGCCCTGATGAGGAAG GTGGAAGGGCTTAATACTGAGAAGGCAGTGTTGATACAGCGACCAAATGACAAGGTACTAGCGATGGTACAAGAGAAGAAGATGGCACTGTGTGATGTTTGTGGTTCATTCCTTGTCTCTAATGATGCTGTAGAAAGGACTCAGTCTCATGTCACTGGGAAGCAGCATGTTGGCTATGGCATGGTCCGGGATTTTCTTGCTGAACAAAAG GCTTCTAAAGATAAAGGAAGGGAAGAAGACAGGCTAGTCAGAGGGAAAGAAACAGATGATAAGAGGAAACCCAGGGAGAGGGAAAGCGAGAGTAGGAGGAGTGGTTCTAGGGAAAGAGAAAGACACCGTGATCATCGGGATAGAGACAGAGATGTGGACAGACACAGAGACCGTGGTAGAGATCATAGAAAGCCTTATGACAGGAGATCCAGGAGTGGGAGAGACGGTCGTGACCGAAGCAGGTCACGTTCTCCTCGTGGAAGGTCTGGTCACAGAAGGGTGTCGAGAAGTCCGGTTCGCCAGTACTAG
- the LOC106328692 gene encoding F-box protein At5g51380-like, giving the protein MSFREKMPTSPKSPLRRRRSSWTGSWLNHPTTSFKEVVSAVIQSQSPRSTSKPQTSDFDFNIDFDFSKVDRTLSLPDSLLLRILQKLPDSQNNNNDVSLVCKRWLSLQGRRLRTLKLLDYDFLLSEKLTSRFPKLTSIDLSNACMNPNPNPNPPRNSNILLCHKSTSFHVSSDSSNWEENLLPSEVIDRGLRVLGRGSCDLLKLVVTNATELGLLGLAEHCSDLQELELRKCNDNILRGIAACESLRVLRLVGSVEGLYTSSVSDIGLTILAQGCKGLVKLELSGCEGSFDGIKAIGQCCEVLEELTICDHRMDDGGWIAALSYFGSLKRLRVLSCRKIDSSPGPEKMLRSCPALESLELVRSCLNDKEGMRALFKVCDGVKRVYIQDCWGLDDDSFSLAKAFRKVRFVSLEGCSVLTTGGLESVILHWEELESMRVVSCKNIKDCEISPALSSLFSLLKELTWRPDTRSHLSSKLEGAGIGKRGGKFFKKR; this is encoded by the exons ATGTCGTTTCGGGAAAAGATGCCGACGAGTCCCAAATCGCCTCTACGAAGGAGACGCTCGAGCTGGACCGGGTCATGGCTCAACCACCCGACGACGTCGTTCAAGGAAGTCGTCTCCGCCGTGATCCAGTCTCAATCGCCGAGATCCACGTCTAAACCCCAAACCTCCGATTTCGATTTCAATATCGATTTCGATTTCTCCAAAGTCGATCGAACGCTCTCCTTACCCGATTCCCTCCTCCTCAGAATCCTCCAGAAGCTTCCCGATTCCCAGAACAACAACAACGACGTCTCACTCGTCTGCAAACGGTGGCTGAGTCTCCAAGGACGCCGTCTCCGCACTCTCAAGCTCCTCGATTACGACTTCCTCTTATCCGAGAAGCTCACCTCCAGGTTCCCGAAGCTCACGAGCATCGATCTATCAAACGCGTGTATGAATCCGAATCCGAATCCGAATCCGCCGCGAAACTCTAATATCCTCCTCTGCCACAAATCGACTTCGTTCCACGTGTCATCAGACTCGTCGAACTGGGAGGAGAATCTGTTACCGAGCGAAGTAATCGACAGAGGACTTAGGGTGTTAGGAAGAGGAAGCTGCGATTTGCTTAAGCTCGTGGTGACTAACGCTACTGAGCTAGGTTTACTCGGTTTAGCCGAGCACTGTTCCGATCTTCAAGAGCTCGAGCTCCGCAAGTGTAACGATAATATCTTACGTGGCATCGCTGCTTGCGAGAGTCTAAGAGTGTTGAGACTGGTGGGAAGCGTGGAGGGACTGTATACTTCTTCTGTTTCCGATATTGGTTTGACGATATTAGCACAAGGGTGTAAGGGGCTTGTGAAGCTTGAGCTTAGTGGCTGTGAAGGTAGCTTTGATGGGATTAAAGCGATAGGGCAGTGCTGTGAAGTGCTTGAAGAGCTTACGATTTGTGATCATAGGATGGATGATGGTGGGTGGATAGCTGCGCTTTCGTATTTCGGGAGTTTGAAGAGGCTGAGAGTGTTGTCTTGTAGAAAGATTGATTCTAGTCCTGGGCCGGAGAAGATGCTTAGGTCTTGTCCGGCGTTGGAGAGTTTGGAGCTCGTGAGGTCTTGTTTGAATGATAAAGAAGGGATGAGAGCCTTGTTTAAGGTGTGTGATGGAGTGAAAAGGGTTTATATTCAGGATTGCTGGGGGTTGGATGATGATTCTTTCAGCTTGGCTAAAGCTTTCAG GAAGGTGAGGTTTGTGTCGTTGGAAGGATGTTCAGTCCTAACAACAGGCGGTTTAGAGTCAGTCATTTTGCACTGGGAAGAGCTCGAGAGCATGAGAGTGGTGTCATGTAAGAATATAAAAGACTGCGAGATTTCACCGGCACTTTCGTCTTTGTTCTCACTTCTCAAAGAACTGACGTGGAGACCAGACACAAGGTCTCATCTCTCGTCCAAGCTCGAAGGTGCTGGAATTGGAAAGAGAGGCGGCAAATTCTTCAAGAAGAGATGA
- the LOC106334824 gene encoding branchpoint-bridging protein, which produces MDSIELNNSNPSYHPLDQPPPPSSETVASSKDDNSASLAPDQIPAPEATSGSSNGDKNQSEDTTTRRKRRSRWDPPPSESANNTTAEGGGGDSGTGTRKRKSRWADDEPKPTIQLPDFVKEFGGGIEFDPEIQVLNSRLLDISRLLQSGMALDDRPEGQRSPSPEPVYDNMGIRINTREYRARERLNRERQEIISQIIKKNPAFKPPADYRPPKLQKKLFIPMKDYPGYNFIGLIIGPRGNTQKRMERETGAKIVIRGKGSMKEGRLQKKDMKYDPAENEDLHVLVEAETQEALDAAAGMVEKLLQPVDEVLNEHKRQQLRELATLNGTIRDEEFCRLCGEPGHRQFACPSRLNTFKSDVLCKICGDGGHPTIDCPVKDTTGKKMDDEYQNFLAELGGTLPESSLKQSSTTLALGAGSSGSNPPWANNGGSGASAHPGLGSNPAKPSKEYDEKNLYIGFLPTMLEDDGLINLFSPFGEIVMAKVIKDHVSGLSRGYGFVKYADFQMANSAIQAMNGYRLEGKTLAVRIAGKPAPPPGPPAPPPPTQSYPPPPSQQYGAGGQLPNPSYSPAPVPWGPPVPSYSPYAPPPPPPGSYHTVPGQHMPPYGMHYPPPPPPPPHVTQAPPPGTSASESQQSFPPGVVQADSGTPPSSVPPNVYGSSLGQPPYMSYPSYYTAVPPPPPPPVPTSSADHSQSMSNMPWASNPPVSSSDHSQGLGNAPWAPNPPMPPSVGYSQSMGNAPWAPKPPAQPPAENPSAVGDSEYEKFMAEMK; this is translated from the coding sequence ATGGATTCCATCGAATTGAACAATTCGAATCCTTCTTATCATCCCCTCGATCAACCTCCTCCTCCTTCCTCTGAAACCGTAGCTTCCTCCAAGGATGACAACTCCGCTTCCCTCGCTCCGGATCAGATTCCGGCTCCCGAAGCTACCAGCGGCTCTTCTAACGGCGACAAGAATCAATCCGAGGATACCACGACCCGGAGGAAGCGTCGGAGCAGGTGGGATCCTCCGCCTTCCGAGTCGGCTAACAATACTACCGCCGAAGGTGGTGGCGGCGATTCCGGTACCGGGACTAGGAAGCGTAAGTCGAGGTGGGCGGACGATGAGCCTAAGCCGACGATTCAGCTTCCTGATTTCGTTAAGGAATTCGGTGGAGGTATTGAGTTCGATCCCGAGATTCAGGTTTTGAATAGTAGGTTGCTTGATATCAGTAGGCTGCTTCAGTCCGGTATGGCTTTGGATGATAGACCCGAAGGTCAGAGGTCTCCTTCGCCAGAGCCCGTGTATGATAATATGGGGATTAGGATTAACACTAGGGAGTACAGAGCGAGGGAGAGGTTGAATAGAGAGAGGCAAGAGATTATATCTCAGATCATCAAAAAGAATCCTGCTTTCAAACCCCCGGCGGATTATAGGCCTCCCAAGCTCCAGAAGAAGCTGTTCATTCCGATGAAGGATTATCCCGGTTATAATTTCATTGGTCTTATTATTGGTCCCAGGGGGAATACTCAGAAGAGAATGGAGAGGGAGACTGGTGCTAAGATTGTGATTAGGGGAAAAGGGTCTATGAAAGAAGGTAGGCTGCAGAAGAAGGATATGAAATACGACCCTGCAGAGAATGAGGATTTGCATGTTTTAGTCGAGGCTGAGACTCAGGAAGCTCTTGATGCTGCTGCTGGTATGGTTGAGAAGCTCCTGCAGCCTGTTGATGAGGTGCTGAATGAACACAAGAGGCAGCAGCTTAGGGAGCTTGCTACCTTGAATGGGACTATAAGGGATGAAGAATTCTGTAGGCTGTGTGGTGAGCCAGGACATAGGCAGTTTGCTTGTCCGTCTCGTTTGAATACCTTTAAAAGTGATGTGCTTTGCAAGATTTGTGGTGATGGTGGACACCCTACTATTGATTGCCCTGTGAAGGATACCACTGGGAAGAAAATGGATGATGAGTATCAGAACTTTTTGGCAGAGTTAGGAGGAACTCTCCCTGAATCTTCTCTTAAACAGAGTAGTACTACCTTGGCTCTGGGAGCAGGAAGTTCCGGAAGTAATCCTCCATGGGCTAACAATGGGGGCAGTGGGGCAAGTGCGCATCCTGGCTTAGGGTCAAATCCAGCCAAACCCTCCAAAGAATATGATGAAAAAAACCTGTACATTGGGTTCTTGCCTACGATGCTTGAGGACGATGGTTTGATTAATCTTTTTTCACCCTTTGGTGAAATTGTGATGGCAAAGGTAATCAAGGACCATGTTTCTGGTCTGAGCAGAGGCTATGGTTTTGTGAAGTACGCAGATTTCCAGATGGCCAATTCGGCAATACAGGCGATGAATGGTTATCGGTTAGAAGGTAAAACACTTGCTGTCAGGATTGCTGGTAAACCGGCACCGCCTCCTGGGCCACCGGCACCTCCGCCACCTACTCAATCTTATCCTCCTCCACCATCACAACAATATGGCGCTGGTGGGCAACTGCCAAATCCTTCATATTCACCGGCTCCAGTTCCTTGGGGTCCTCCTGTTCCTTCCTATTCTCCATACGCTCCTCCGCCTCCTCCTCCTGGTTCTTACCATACTGTCCCTGGTCAACATATGCCTCCTTATGGAATGCACTACCCACCACCACCACCACCACCTCCTCATGTGACACAAGCTCCTCCGCCTGGCACTTCTGCTAGTGAAAGCCAGCAAAGCTTCCCGCCAGGAGTAGTACAAGCAGACAGTGGTACTCCTCCTTCATCTGTGCCACCAAATGTCTATGGTAGTTCGCTTGGACAGCCTCCATATATGAGTTATCCATCTTATTACACTGCTGTTCCACCTCCACCACCTCCTCCAGTGCCGACGTCGTCTGCTGATCATTCCCAAAGCATGAGTAACATGCCATGGGCCAGCAATCCTCCTGTGTCGTCATCTGATCACTCGCAAGGTCTAGGTAATGCACCTTGGGCACCTAACCCTCCTATGCCACCTTCTGTTGGATACTCGCAGAGCATGGGCAACGCTCCCTGGGCTCCCAAGCCTCCAGCACAGCCACCTGCAGAGAATCCATCTGCTGTTGGAGATTCTGAGTATGAGAAGTTCATGGCTGAGATGAAGTAG
- the LOC106336521 gene encoding ceramide kinase, whose translation MDGSNCELSVMSGCFYLDHVGDVLLTRNQHGLSWKCLDSSDCEGTTCLGIGSWENTETEIKFSDIYAVEFDSYGLVHSPKSGLGHAKECFRKRLLTIQQMYRFTVHGFQTSPKEPCLWKLAAFTFGHMDLQTCQSWMDQLNYTFIKEVERPRNLLVFVHPKSGKASGLKIWETVSKIFIRAKVNTKVIVTERAGHAFDVMASIQNKELHSYDGIIAVGGDGFFNEVLNGYLLSRLKVPLPPSPSDSFTIVQSRASSSVPESGDAVHESDQKEHFPLLHDSVQEVMNFRTVNGSCQGTEDPDHPFSGERPRFGLIPAGSTDAIVICTTGARDPVTSALHIILGRKIFLDAMQVVRWKTTPTSAIEPFIRYAASFAGYGFYGDVVSESEKYRWMGPKRYDYVGTKVFLKHRSYEAEVMFEEAENAKASPLTRSKTWPFRSTTRSEKIQCRAKCSVCSSKAEDGNSIRASCPEKTRWCRTRGRFLSIGAAVMSNRNERAPDGLVVDAHLSDGFLHLILIKDCSRPKYLWHLTELAKKGGEPLNFEFVEYHKTRAFTFTSIGEAESVWNLDGEIFEAHHLSAQVLRGLIPLFASGPEV comes from the exons ATGGACGGCAGCAATTGTGAATTGTCGGTAATGAGCGGGTGTTTTTACTTGGATCATGTGGGAGATGTTTTGCTTACACGGAATCAACATGGTTTGTCCTGGAAATGTTTGGATTCTTCAGATTGT GAGGGAACGACTTGTTTGGGAATTGGAAGTTGGGAGAATACTGAAACAGAGATCAAATTCTCTGATATTTATGCTGTAGAGTTTGATAGCTATGGCTTGGTGCATAGTCCAAAGTCAGGCCTTGGACATGCCAAAGAATGTTTCCGCAAACGCTTGTTAACTATTCAACAG ATGTATCGGTTCACTGTCCACGGATTTCAAACTTCGCCAAAGGAGCCTTGTCTTTGGAAACTTGCCGCGTTCACTTTTGGGCATATGGATTTGCAGACGTGCCAGAGCTGGATGGATCAGTTGAATTACACTTTTATCAAGGAAGTTGAAAGACCAAGAAATCTTTTG GTATTCGTCCATCCAAAAAGTGGCAAAGCAAGTGGCCTTAAGATATGGGAAACGGTCTCCAAGATTTTCATTCGCGCTAAAGTTAATACTAAG GTGATTGTAACAGAACGAGCAGGTCATGCATTTGATGTAATGGCATCCATCCAAAACAAAGAACTCCATTCATACGATGGCATCATAGCTGTT GGCGGAGACGGTTTCTTCAACGAAGTCCTTAATGGATATCTTTTGTCAAGGCTCAAAGTCCCTCTTCCACCAAGTCCTTCAGATTCCTTTACCATTGTTCAAAGTAGAGCCAGCTCCTCAGTTCCAGAATCAGGAGATGCAGTTCATGAGAGTGACCAAAAGGAACACTTCCCTCTTCTTCATGATTCAGTTCAAGAGGTCATGAATTTCA GGACAGTCAATGGCTCATGTCAAG GAACTGAAGATCCTGATCATCCCTTCAGTGGTGAAAGGCCTAGATTTGGCCTCATCCCTGCAGGCTCAACTGATGCAATAGTTATATG CACCACAGGAGCTCGTGATCCTGTAACATCTGCGCTGCATATCATTCTAGGTCGAAAGATTTTCCTTGATGCAATGCAGGTTGTGCGGTGGAAAACGACACCAACATCAGCGATTGAACCTTTTATTCGTTATGCAGCCTCATTTGCTGG ATACGGGTTTTACGGTGATGTCGTTTCAGAGAGTGAAAAGTATCGGTGGATGGGTCCTAAACGCTATGATTATGTTGGAACTAAAGTATTCTTGAAGCACAG ATCATATGAGGCAGAGGTGATGTTTGAAGAAGCAGAGAACGCTAAAGCTTCACCACTCACGCGGAGCAAGACATGGCCATTTCGAAGTACAACAAGATCAGAGAAGATACAGTGTCGTGCAAAATGCAGCGTTTGTAGCAGTAAGGCGGAGGATGGGAATAGTATACGCGCATCGTGTCCAGAAAAAACAAGATGGTGTAGAACGAGAGGGCGGTTTCTGAGTATAGGTGCTGCGGTGATGTCAAACCGAAATGAGAGAGCACCTGATGGTCTTGTCGTGGATGCACACCTCTCTGACGGTTTCCTTCATCTCATACTCATCAAAGATTGTTCACGTCCCAAGTACTTATG GCACCTCACTGAGCTTGCGAAGAAAGGCGGGGAGCCTTTGAACTTTGAGTTTGTGGAATATCACAAG ACACGAGCGTTCACGTTTACTTCGATTGGGGAAGCTGAGAGTGTGTGGAACTTGGATGGAGAGATCTTTGAGGCTCACCATTTATCAGCTCAAGTCTTGCGTGGTCTTATACCTCTCTTTGCCTCTGGTCCCGAGGTATAA